Part of the Gemmatimonadales bacterium genome, CGGGCTTGCGCCCACTGCGCCCTGAACGCAGCGCGTCTACCAGTTCCACCACTTCGGCGAGGGCGCAAAGCTAGCGCGCCGCAGGAGCAGAATCAACCCACATCCGACCCCCTCAAAGGTTGTGGGCTTCCGGAAACGAGACGTGATATCTCGATATCGGAAGCCGGCCTCCGGGAGCGATCACGGCTGAGCCAGTCCTAGCCAGGTCCTCATCGGGTTGACCCTCCCGAAGTGGTGGCCTATCCTTTGCTTAGGAATGGCGACGTGACCCGCGAGACTCCCCCACCCGATGAGCGCAGGCAGTCGGTCGCCCGGAACCCGAAGGCGACCCACGACTACCACATTCTCGAGACGTGGGAGTCGGGGATCGTGCTGACCGGGACCGAGGTCAAGTCGCTCCGCAATGGGAAGGCCTCCATCAAGGAGGCCTACGCCAGAGTGCGGAGGGGCGAGGTGTTCCTGGAGGGCATGAACATCACTCCGTACGAGCAGGGCAATCGCTACAATCACGATCCGGTCCGGTCCCGCAAGCTCCTCCTCCATCGCCGGGAGATCGAGAAGCTCATCGGCGCGGTGGAGCAGCGGGGACTGACCCTGGTGCCGCTCGAGCTCTACTTCAAGAATGGACGCGCCAAGGTGGTCCTCGCTCTCGGCCGGGGCAAGAAGCAGCACGACAAGCGCGAGGACCTCAAGCGGCGGGCAGAGGAGCGGGAGATGGCGCGGGCGGTCTCGGTTCGGGGCCGCCGATGATCGCCACGCTTGGCCTCTTCGCCGTCCTGCTCGGTAGCACGGTTCCCCGTGAGGTGACGGTGAGTGGCACCCGGGGAGACACCCGAGTGCCGGTCAGTCTGGACGCCTCCGGCGCGCCCGTGCTCTCGGCAGCCCGGCTGCTGACCGCGTTGAGCGGCACCGTCCGGATCGACAGCGGATGGGCCGAAGTGACGGTGGCGCACCAGCCGTTCCGATTCCTGGTGGGGGCGCCGCTGTTCGTGTTCAGCAGCCAGCTCCGCCCCCTGGCCGGGCCGGCGTCGCTTTCCCGGGACAGCCTGTTCCTTCCCTTTCAATTTGTCGCCGAGATTCTGCCGTACTATTTGGGAGAGCGGTACCGCTACGATGGTCGCACCGGCCGGCTCCGGGATCTCGGCGCGCCGGCGCCCGCGGCGCCGGCGCGGACGGCCGTGGCCCGCATGAGCAACGGACTCCACCCGGGTCACGTCGTCACTATCGACCCCGGACATGGGGGTGTCGATCCGGGCAACCCCGGCGTCTTCTTCCCCCGGGGCACCCGAGAAAAGGATGTGACCCT contains:
- the smpB gene encoding SsrA-binding protein SmpB, translated to MTRETPPPDERRQSVARNPKATHDYHILETWESGIVLTGTEVKSLRNGKASIKEAYARVRRGEVFLEGMNITPYEQGNRYNHDPVRSRKLLLHRREIEKLIGAVEQRGLTLVPLELYFKNGRAKVVLALGRGKKQHDKREDLKRRAEEREMARAVSVRGRR